In a single window of the Candidatus Sulfotelmatobacter sp. genome:
- a CDS encoding capsule assembly Wzi family protein, which produces MSRMPPPFRRRATALALALCTVFSFPRPAVSHPLADLEIGDPLERELRLLDVIAPELRGNTIALSHLHTRPLLRDVFSAESLSVAARGLARDSWIRIGRGLGRDAVAVAEDSRPRSTPYALRVDGADLTRFDLSPGLEGGAATDRDSTRWANGSGVQLRAALGVHRWIAQLHLLIGEEAGAQSFTDPVIGNSDVILQADQALVGYIAPQDRFGFRLGRSRFHWGPGYGGSLLLSGTAPPLTAFEYHFGLAGGRLRLTALSATVAAAAGEQLAAHRIEWQATDALRLGASESARYHASGWSPLYTIGLIPYSLVQRLQTEDEPDSAEALRNNVMISLDAAWRVANGTRLYGELLVDDLHSRTSDNPDKLAYQVGWDGVGNLYGTRLSWNGEYTRLSRYVYTSFFGREAASQGIPLGFPTGPDASRLTLDMRWDPSADWQVIALAARTEKGENDLGEPFVPGSPRPPIWTFEGVLERARSAELGLRWWPAGGVDAAVTGGYEWRENVNHVSGVDRHGAIGSITLNLHR; this is translated from the coding sequence ATGTCGCGCATGCCGCCCCCGTTCCGGCGACGCGCCACGGCGCTCGCGCTCGCGCTGTGCACCGTGTTCTCGTTTCCGAGACCGGCGGTCTCCCACCCGCTCGCCGACCTGGAGATCGGTGATCCGCTCGAGCGGGAGCTGCGGCTGCTCGACGTGATCGCGCCCGAGCTGCGCGGGAACACGATCGCGCTCTCCCACCTCCACACGCGCCCGCTGCTGCGCGACGTGTTCAGCGCCGAGAGTCTGTCGGTCGCGGCACGTGGGCTCGCGCGCGATTCATGGATTCGGATCGGCCGCGGGCTCGGCAGGGACGCGGTGGCGGTGGCCGAGGACTCCCGGCCCCGCTCGACGCCTTACGCGCTGCGCGTGGACGGCGCCGACCTCACCCGCTTCGATCTCTCGCCGGGTCTCGAGGGCGGAGCCGCCACGGACCGCGATAGCACGCGCTGGGCGAATGGTTCGGGCGTCCAGCTCCGCGCGGCGCTCGGCGTCCATCGCTGGATCGCGCAGCTCCACCTGCTGATCGGCGAGGAGGCCGGTGCTCAGTCGTTCACCGATCCGGTGATCGGAAACAGTGACGTGATCCTCCAGGCCGACCAGGCGCTGGTGGGATACATCGCGCCCCAGGATCGTTTTGGATTCCGGCTGGGTCGCAGCCGATTCCACTGGGGCCCCGGGTACGGTGGTTCTCTGCTTCTCTCGGGCACCGCGCCGCCGCTCACGGCGTTCGAGTACCACTTCGGGCTCGCGGGTGGCCGACTGCGGCTGACCGCGCTGTCGGCAACCGTGGCGGCCGCGGCCGGCGAACAGCTCGCGGCGCATCGCATCGAGTGGCAGGCGACCGACGCGCTGCGCCTCGGCGCGAGCGAATCGGCGCGCTATCACGCCAGTGGCTGGTCACCGCTCTACACCATCGGGCTCATCCCCTACTCGCTGGTGCAGCGCCTTCAGACCGAGGATGAGCCCGACTCGGCCGAAGCGTTGCGAAACAACGTGATGATCTCGTTGGATGCTGCCTGGCGCGTGGCCAACGGGACCCGACTCTATGGCGAGCTGCTGGTGGATGACCTGCACTCCAGGACCAGCGACAACCCCGACAAGCTGGCCTATCAGGTGGGCTGGGACGGGGTGGGGAATCTGTACGGCACGCGCCTCAGCTGGAATGGCGAGTACACGCGGCTCTCGCGCTACGTCTACACCTCGTTCTTTGGGCGCGAGGCCGCTTCGCAGGGAATCCCGCTCGGCTTTCCGACCGGCCCGGACGCGAGTCGCCTGACACTCGACATGCGCTGGGACCCGAGCGCAGACTGGCAGGTGATCGCGCTCGCGGCGCGCACCGAGAAGGGCGAGAACGACCTTGGCGAGCCCTTCGTTCCCGGCTCGCCACGCCCGCCGATCTGGACGTTCGAGGGCGTGCTCGAGCGCGCGCGCAGCGCCGAGCTCGGCCTCAGGTGGTGGCCGGCCGGCGGAGTGGACGCGGCGGTCACCGGCGGTTACGAGTGGCGCGAAAATGTGAATCACGTTTCGGGCGTCGATCGCCACGGCGCGATCGGCTCGATCACCTTGAATCTCCACCGCTGA
- a CDS encoding M13 family metallopeptidase — MIVRFRWWSLVVLLALSFALPSRSIAAGAAPAFSRATMDTTCPPCRDFFEYANGTWLKQTRIPSTQESWGSFIELAERNRVTLDRILEKAGQDKGLGPSSDLGRLGTYWNACMDSAAAEFEGVQPIQPLLSSVDRMSRDSMFTGRVAALHDQGIPALFAFRANQDPRHSESQIAFVSQGGLGLPDRDYYLRTDSAGVETRRRYVEHIVNSLLLLKETALDARREADRILSIETALARGSMTAVQRRDPQATYHKISVDSLARLSPHFDWARYLLARGLHNLDSVNVTQPAFLTSVDSLLTAVKLDDWKPYLRWKVIHFAAPNLSRAFVNEDFAFQQVLSGAEALPPRWKRCVRATDQDLGDLLGQAYVKEKFPPAARDRALTMVKNLEAALGERIQGLDWMSPETRQRAAQKLAAFERNIGYPNTWRDYRGVQLNRKKYFANRVSCNLYDTRRNLGKIGQPVDRGEWTMTPPTVNAYYSSSLNSINFPAGILQPPFFDPSWDDAMNYGAIGAVIGHEMSHGFDDRGRQFDDRGNLRDWWTEQDASRYQERARRVAEQFNGYTVLDTLHLNGRLTLGENIADLGGVAVAYYALEKALQGKPRPLIDGFTPEQRFFLAWAQVWREAYRPAALRTQVQTNPHSPPMWRVNGPLSNLPEFAKAWGCKPGDPMVRPEDLRARIW; from the coding sequence ATGATCGTCCGCTTCCGCTGGTGGTCGCTGGTCGTGTTGCTCGCGCTGTCGTTCGCGCTTCCCTCCCGTTCGATCGCGGCGGGCGCCGCCCCGGCGTTCTCGCGCGCCACCATGGACACCACCTGCCCGCCGTGCCGCGATTTCTTCGAATACGCGAACGGCACCTGGCTCAAGCAGACCAGGATCCCCTCGACCCAGGAGAGCTGGGGGAGCTTCATCGAGCTCGCCGAGCGGAACCGCGTCACGCTCGATCGGATCCTCGAGAAGGCCGGCCAGGACAAGGGGCTCGGGCCTTCGAGCGATCTCGGGCGGCTCGGTACGTACTGGAACGCCTGCATGGACTCGGCGGCCGCGGAGTTCGAGGGCGTTCAGCCGATCCAGCCGCTGCTTTCCTCGGTCGACCGCATGTCGCGGGACTCGATGTTCACCGGACGGGTCGCGGCGCTCCACGATCAGGGGATTCCGGCGCTGTTCGCCTTTCGCGCCAACCAGGATCCGCGGCACAGCGAGTCGCAGATCGCCTTCGTGAGCCAGGGCGGACTCGGGCTGCCCGACCGCGACTACTACCTGCGCACCGATTCGGCCGGCGTCGAGACGCGCCGCCGCTACGTCGAGCACATCGTCAACTCGTTGCTGCTGCTCAAAGAGACGGCGCTCGACGCCCGGCGCGAGGCCGACCGGATCCTCTCGATCGAGACCGCACTGGCGCGGGGCTCGATGACGGCGGTGCAGCGTCGCGATCCGCAGGCCACTTACCACAAGATCTCGGTGGATTCGTTGGCGCGCCTGTCGCCCCACTTCGACTGGGCGCGCTATCTGCTGGCGCGCGGGCTCCACAACCTGGATTCCGTGAACGTCACGCAGCCCGCGTTCCTCACCTCGGTCGACAGCCTGCTGACGGCGGTCAAGCTCGACGACTGGAAGCCCTATCTGCGCTGGAAGGTGATCCACTTCGCCGCGCCCAATCTGAGTCGGGCGTTCGTGAACGAAGACTTCGCGTTCCAGCAGGTGCTGTCGGGCGCCGAAGCCCTCCCGCCGCGCTGGAAGCGCTGCGTTCGCGCCACCGATCAGGATCTCGGCGATCTGCTGGGGCAGGCCTACGTGAAGGAGAAGTTCCCGCCGGCGGCGCGCGATCGAGCGCTCACCATGGTGAAGAATCTCGAGGCCGCGCTCGGTGAGCGGATCCAGGGGCTGGACTGGATGAGCCCCGAAACCCGCCAGCGCGCGGCGCAGAAGCTGGCCGCGTTCGAGCGGAACATCGGCTACCCCAATACCTGGCGCGACTATCGGGGCGTGCAGCTCAATCGCAAGAAGTACTTCGCCAACCGCGTGAGCTGCAACCTCTACGACACGCGCCGGAACCTCGGGAAGATCGGCCAGCCGGTGGATCGCGGCGAGTGGACCATGACGCCGCCGACCGTCAACGCCTACTACAGCTCGTCGCTCAACAGCATCAACTTCCCGGCCGGAATCCTGCAACCGCCATTCTTCGATCCGTCGTGGGACGACGCCATGAACTACGGCGCGATCGGCGCGGTGATCGGTCACGAGATGTCGCACGGCTTCGATGACCGCGGCCGCCAGTTCGACGACCGGGGCAACCTGCGCGACTGGTGGACCGAGCAGGATGCTTCGCGCTACCAGGAGCGGGCCCGCCGCGTGGCCGAGCAGTTCAACGGCTACACCGTGCTCGATACGCTGCACCTGAACGGCCGGCTGACGCTCGGCGAGAACATCGCCGATCTGGGCGGCGTGGCGGTGGCCTACTACGCGCTCGAGAAGGCGCTCCAGGGAAAACCGCGTCCGCTCATCGACGGGTTCACGCCCGAGCAGCGCTTCTTCCTGGCCTGGGCGCAGGTGTGGCGCGAGGCCTATCGTCCCGCGGCGCTGCGCACCCAGGTGCAGACCAATCCGCACTCGCCACCGATGTGGCGAGTGAACGGTCCGCTGTCGAACCTGCCGGAGTTCGCGAAGGCCTGGGGCTGCAAGCCCGGCGATCCGATGGTGCGGCCGGAGGACTTGCGCGCCCGCATCTGGTAG